The Perca flavescens isolate YP-PL-M2 chromosome 23, PFLA_1.0, whole genome shotgun sequence genome has a window encoding:
- the selenoo2 gene encoding selenoprotein O2 isoform X1 — MEPFRCVSTALKRLPFNNTALKKLPVDDSEEPGSRTVPAACFSRIRTLQPLIRPTFVSLSRSALALLDLSERDVLSNPLAPEYLSGSRLLPGSEPAAHCYSGHQFGLFAGQLGDGAVMYLGEVESDTHGRWEIQVKGAGVTPYSRDGDGRKVLRSSIREFLCSEAMAALGIPSTRAASLVTSDLYVTRDPLNSGRRIPERCSVVLRLAPSFIRFGSFEIFLGRDDFSGLQGPSAGRHDIRAQLLDYVIETFYPYIQQTTSNRKDRNMAFFKEVMMQTAKLVAQWQCVGFCHGVLNTDNMSILGLTLDYGPFGFMDRFDPDFVCNNSDKRGRYSYQAQPSMCRWNLACLAEALGSELDAAEAGAVLDQFMPTYEAFYLCIMRKKLGLVGKEEPEDSELISDLLRLMHNTGADFTNTFRLLSRVPWPDEGHSGRATVEPVVDLILEQCASIEELKHFGEKAYQDNIELAMILSMAQTNPVMFGMVADRPAVSQQLELMGRLKELLETDQDELKKKQRDDWIRWVSQYRRRLARECDGTGDLSLIKKERLSVMNSTNPSVVLRNYIAENAIQAAENGDFSEVNALLKVLENPYSDAFAEPLDGPNACGEKEQNKRILTTAYNRKPPAWAQTICIT; from the exons ATGGAGCCCTTCCGATGCGTGTCCACGGCTCTGAAGCGCCTACCTTTCAACAACACCGCGCTGAAAAAGCTGCCGGTGGACGACTCCGAGGAGCCCGGGTCCCGGACGGTCCCAGCGGCATGTTTCTCCAGAATACGGACTCTCCAGCCCCTGATACGTCCGACCTTTGTGTCCCTGTCCCGGTCAGCGCTGGCTCTGCTCGACCTTAGTGAGCGGGACGTGCTGAGTAATCCCCTGGCTCCGGAGTATCTGAGCGGCTCCCGGCTGCTGCCGGGCTCCGAGCCGGCTGCGCACTGTTACAGCGGGCACCAGTTCGGCCTGTTTGCGGGACAACTGGGAGATGGAGCGGTCATGTACTTGGGGGAGGTAGAGTCGGACACCCATGGGCGATGGGAGATTCAGGTGAAAGGCGCAGGAGTCACACCTTACTCCAG AGATGGTGATGGCAGGAAGGTGCTTCGCTCCAGCATCAGAGAGTTCCTGTGCAGCGAGGCCATGGCCGCCCTGGGGATACCCAGCACCCGTGCAGCCTCGCTAGTCACCTCCGACCTGTACGTCACCAGAGATCCACTCAACAGCGGCAGGCGCATTCCCGAGCGCTGCTCAGTCGTCCTGCGTCTCGCCCCGTCCTTCATCAG ATTTGGATCTTTTGAGATCTTTCTGGGCCGAGATGATTTCTCGGGCCTGCAGGGTCCCAGTGCAGGACGGCATGACATTCGCGCTCAGCTGCTGGATTATGTCATTGAGACTTTTTATCCTTATATCCAACAGACTACTAGCAACCGGAAAGACAGgaatatggcttttttcaaagaG GTGATGATGCAAACCGCTAAGCTAGTGGCCCAGTGGCAGTGTGTCGGTTTTTGCCATGGCGTCCTTAACACAGACAACATGAGCATCTTGGGTCTTACTCTGGACTATGGACCCTTTGGTTTCATGGACAG GTTTGATCCAGATTTCGTTTGCAACAACTCCGACAAAAGAGGGCGCTACTCGTACCAAGCCCAGCCATCTATGTGCCGCTGGAACCTGGCCTGTCTGGCCGAGGCGTTGGGCTCTGAGCTGGATGCAGCCGAGGCCGGGGCTGTCCTGGATCAATTCATGCCCACATACGAAGCCTTCTACCTGTGTATCATGAGGAAAAAGCTAGGCCTTGTGGGAAAAGAAGAGCCGGAGGACAGCGAACTCATATCAGACCTACTGCGCCTTATGCACAACACTG GTGCAGATTTCACCAACACCTTCCGCCTGCTGAGCCGTGTCCCCTGGCCTGACGAGGGCCACAGTGGGAGGGCCACAGTGGAGCCAGTAGTAGACCTCATCCTAGAGCAGTGTGCCTCTATTGAGGAGCTAAAG CATTTTGGGGAAAAAGCTTACCAAGACAATAT TGAATTGGCGATGATTCTGTCCATGGCACAAACTAACCCAGTCATGTTTGGGATGGTGGCCGACAGGCCAGCTGTGTCCCAGCAACTGGAACTGATGGGACGGCTAAAGGAGCTGCTTGAGACAGATCAGGATGAGCTTAAGAAAAAGCAGCGCGATGACTGGATTCGCTGGGTTAGCCAATACAG GAGGCGTTTAGCCAGGGAGTGTGATGGCACAGGTGACCTGTCACTAATAAAAAAGGAGAGGCTCAGTGTGATGAACAGCACCAACCCCAGTGTTGTCCTACGCAACTACATCGCCGAAAATGCAATTCAGGCTGCAGAAAATGGAGACTTCTCAGAG GTCAACGCGCTCCTCAAAGTTCTGGAGAATCCATATTCTGATGCATTTGCGGAGCCTTTGGATGGACCTAATGCATGTGGTGAAAAGGAGCAGAATAAGAGGATACTTACAACAGCCTACAACAGGAAACCTCCCGCCTGGGCACAAACGATTTGCATCACCTGA
- the selenoo2 gene encoding selenoprotein O2 isoform X2 — MEPFRCVSTALKRLPFNNTALKKLPVDDSEEPGSRTVPAACFSRIRTLQPLIRPTFVSLSRSALALLDLSERDVLSNPLAPEYLSGSRLLPGSEPAAHCYSGHQFGLFAGQLGDGAVMYLGEVESDTHGRWEIQVKGAGVTPYSRDGDGRKVLRSSIREFLCSEAMAALGIPSTRAASLVTSDLYVTRDPLNSGRRIPERCSVVLRLAPSFIRFGSFEIFLGRDDFSGLQGPSAGRHDIRAQLLDYVIETFYPYIQQTTSNRKDRNMAFFKEVMMQTAKLVAQWQCVGFCHGVLNTDNMSILGLTLDYGPFGFMDRFDPDFVCNNSDKRGRYSYQAQPSMCRWNLACLAEALGSELDAAEAGAVLDQFMPTYEAFYLCIMRKKLGLVGKEEPEDSELISDLLRLMHNTGADFTNTFRLLSRVPWPDEGHSGRATVEPVVDLILEQCASIEELKVANKPTMENRELAMILSMAQTNPVMFGMVADRPAVSQQLELMGRLKELLETDQDELKKKQRDDWIRWVSQYRRRLARECDGTGDLSLIKKERLSVMNSTNPSVVLRNYIAENAIQAAENGDFSEVNALLKVLENPYSDAFAEPLDGPNACGEKEQNKRILTTAYNRKPPAWAQTICIT; from the exons ATGGAGCCCTTCCGATGCGTGTCCACGGCTCTGAAGCGCCTACCTTTCAACAACACCGCGCTGAAAAAGCTGCCGGTGGACGACTCCGAGGAGCCCGGGTCCCGGACGGTCCCAGCGGCATGTTTCTCCAGAATACGGACTCTCCAGCCCCTGATACGTCCGACCTTTGTGTCCCTGTCCCGGTCAGCGCTGGCTCTGCTCGACCTTAGTGAGCGGGACGTGCTGAGTAATCCCCTGGCTCCGGAGTATCTGAGCGGCTCCCGGCTGCTGCCGGGCTCCGAGCCGGCTGCGCACTGTTACAGCGGGCACCAGTTCGGCCTGTTTGCGGGACAACTGGGAGATGGAGCGGTCATGTACTTGGGGGAGGTAGAGTCGGACACCCATGGGCGATGGGAGATTCAGGTGAAAGGCGCAGGAGTCACACCTTACTCCAG AGATGGTGATGGCAGGAAGGTGCTTCGCTCCAGCATCAGAGAGTTCCTGTGCAGCGAGGCCATGGCCGCCCTGGGGATACCCAGCACCCGTGCAGCCTCGCTAGTCACCTCCGACCTGTACGTCACCAGAGATCCACTCAACAGCGGCAGGCGCATTCCCGAGCGCTGCTCAGTCGTCCTGCGTCTCGCCCCGTCCTTCATCAG ATTTGGATCTTTTGAGATCTTTCTGGGCCGAGATGATTTCTCGGGCCTGCAGGGTCCCAGTGCAGGACGGCATGACATTCGCGCTCAGCTGCTGGATTATGTCATTGAGACTTTTTATCCTTATATCCAACAGACTACTAGCAACCGGAAAGACAGgaatatggcttttttcaaagaG GTGATGATGCAAACCGCTAAGCTAGTGGCCCAGTGGCAGTGTGTCGGTTTTTGCCATGGCGTCCTTAACACAGACAACATGAGCATCTTGGGTCTTACTCTGGACTATGGACCCTTTGGTTTCATGGACAG GTTTGATCCAGATTTCGTTTGCAACAACTCCGACAAAAGAGGGCGCTACTCGTACCAAGCCCAGCCATCTATGTGCCGCTGGAACCTGGCCTGTCTGGCCGAGGCGTTGGGCTCTGAGCTGGATGCAGCCGAGGCCGGGGCTGTCCTGGATCAATTCATGCCCACATACGAAGCCTTCTACCTGTGTATCATGAGGAAAAAGCTAGGCCTTGTGGGAAAAGAAGAGCCGGAGGACAGCGAACTCATATCAGACCTACTGCGCCTTATGCACAACACTG GTGCAGATTTCACCAACACCTTCCGCCTGCTGAGCCGTGTCCCCTGGCCTGACGAGGGCCACAGTGGGAGGGCCACAGTGGAGCCAGTAGTAGACCTCATCCTAGAGCAGTGTGCCTCTATTGAGGAGCTAAAGGTGGCTAATAAGCCAACTATGGAGAACCG TGAATTGGCGATGATTCTGTCCATGGCACAAACTAACCCAGTCATGTTTGGGATGGTGGCCGACAGGCCAGCTGTGTCCCAGCAACTGGAACTGATGGGACGGCTAAAGGAGCTGCTTGAGACAGATCAGGATGAGCTTAAGAAAAAGCAGCGCGATGACTGGATTCGCTGGGTTAGCCAATACAG GAGGCGTTTAGCCAGGGAGTGTGATGGCACAGGTGACCTGTCACTAATAAAAAAGGAGAGGCTCAGTGTGATGAACAGCACCAACCCCAGTGTTGTCCTACGCAACTACATCGCCGAAAATGCAATTCAGGCTGCAGAAAATGGAGACTTCTCAGAG GTCAACGCGCTCCTCAAAGTTCTGGAGAATCCATATTCTGATGCATTTGCGGAGCCTTTGGATGGACCTAATGCATGTGGTGAAAAGGAGCAGAATAAGAGGATACTTACAACAGCCTACAACAGGAAACCTCCCGCCTGGGCACAAACGATTTGCATCACCTGA
- the selenoo2 gene encoding selenoprotein O2 isoform X3 produces MEPFRCVSTALKRLPFNNTALKKLPVDDSEEPGSRTVPAACFSRIRTLQPLIRPTFVSLSRSALALLDLSERDVLSNPLAPEYLSGSRLLPGSEPAAHCYSGHQFGLFAGQLGDGAVMYLGEVESDTHGRWEIQVKGAGVTPYSRDGDGRKVLRSSIREFLCSEAMAALGIPSTRAASLVTSDLYVTRDPLNSGRRIPERCSVVLRLAPSFIRFGSFEIFLGRDDFSGLQGPSAGRHDIRAQLLDYVIETFYPYIQQTTSNRKDRNMAFFKEVMMQTAKLVAQWQCVGFCHGVLNTDNMSILGLTLDYGPFGFMDRFDPDFVCNNSDKRGRYSYQAQPSMCRWNLACLAEALGSELDAAEAGAVLDQFMPTYEAFYLCIMRKKLGLVGKEEPEDSELISDLLRLMHNTGADFTNTFRLLSRVPWPDEGHSGRATVEPVVDLILEQCASIEELKHFGEKAYQDNIELAMILSMAQTNPVMFGMVADRPAVSQQLELMGRLKELLETDQDELKKKQRDDWIRWVSQYRRRLARECDGTGDLSLIKKERLSVMNSTNPSVVLRNYIAENAIQAAENGDFSEDQYSSTVWFLLPVPCPVGQRAPQSSGESIF; encoded by the exons ATGGAGCCCTTCCGATGCGTGTCCACGGCTCTGAAGCGCCTACCTTTCAACAACACCGCGCTGAAAAAGCTGCCGGTGGACGACTCCGAGGAGCCCGGGTCCCGGACGGTCCCAGCGGCATGTTTCTCCAGAATACGGACTCTCCAGCCCCTGATACGTCCGACCTTTGTGTCCCTGTCCCGGTCAGCGCTGGCTCTGCTCGACCTTAGTGAGCGGGACGTGCTGAGTAATCCCCTGGCTCCGGAGTATCTGAGCGGCTCCCGGCTGCTGCCGGGCTCCGAGCCGGCTGCGCACTGTTACAGCGGGCACCAGTTCGGCCTGTTTGCGGGACAACTGGGAGATGGAGCGGTCATGTACTTGGGGGAGGTAGAGTCGGACACCCATGGGCGATGGGAGATTCAGGTGAAAGGCGCAGGAGTCACACCTTACTCCAG AGATGGTGATGGCAGGAAGGTGCTTCGCTCCAGCATCAGAGAGTTCCTGTGCAGCGAGGCCATGGCCGCCCTGGGGATACCCAGCACCCGTGCAGCCTCGCTAGTCACCTCCGACCTGTACGTCACCAGAGATCCACTCAACAGCGGCAGGCGCATTCCCGAGCGCTGCTCAGTCGTCCTGCGTCTCGCCCCGTCCTTCATCAG ATTTGGATCTTTTGAGATCTTTCTGGGCCGAGATGATTTCTCGGGCCTGCAGGGTCCCAGTGCAGGACGGCATGACATTCGCGCTCAGCTGCTGGATTATGTCATTGAGACTTTTTATCCTTATATCCAACAGACTACTAGCAACCGGAAAGACAGgaatatggcttttttcaaagaG GTGATGATGCAAACCGCTAAGCTAGTGGCCCAGTGGCAGTGTGTCGGTTTTTGCCATGGCGTCCTTAACACAGACAACATGAGCATCTTGGGTCTTACTCTGGACTATGGACCCTTTGGTTTCATGGACAG GTTTGATCCAGATTTCGTTTGCAACAACTCCGACAAAAGAGGGCGCTACTCGTACCAAGCCCAGCCATCTATGTGCCGCTGGAACCTGGCCTGTCTGGCCGAGGCGTTGGGCTCTGAGCTGGATGCAGCCGAGGCCGGGGCTGTCCTGGATCAATTCATGCCCACATACGAAGCCTTCTACCTGTGTATCATGAGGAAAAAGCTAGGCCTTGTGGGAAAAGAAGAGCCGGAGGACAGCGAACTCATATCAGACCTACTGCGCCTTATGCACAACACTG GTGCAGATTTCACCAACACCTTCCGCCTGCTGAGCCGTGTCCCCTGGCCTGACGAGGGCCACAGTGGGAGGGCCACAGTGGAGCCAGTAGTAGACCTCATCCTAGAGCAGTGTGCCTCTATTGAGGAGCTAAAG CATTTTGGGGAAAAAGCTTACCAAGACAATAT TGAATTGGCGATGATTCTGTCCATGGCACAAACTAACCCAGTCATGTTTGGGATGGTGGCCGACAGGCCAGCTGTGTCCCAGCAACTGGAACTGATGGGACGGCTAAAGGAGCTGCTTGAGACAGATCAGGATGAGCTTAAGAAAAAGCAGCGCGATGACTGGATTCGCTGGGTTAGCCAATACAG GAGGCGTTTAGCCAGGGAGTGTGATGGCACAGGTGACCTGTCACTAATAAAAAAGGAGAGGCTCAGTGTGATGAACAGCACCAACCCCAGTGTTGTCCTACGCAACTACATCGCCGAAAATGCAATTCAGGCTGCAGAAAATGGAGACTTCTCAGAG GATCAATacagctcaacagtgtggttcctgTTACCTGTACCTTGTCCTGTAGGTCAACGCGCTCCTCAAAGTTCTGGAGAATCCATATTCTGA